A stretch of DNA from Fusobacterium mortiferum ATCC 9817:
AAAAGGGAATATCTATTTTCTCACCTCACTATAATACTAAAAATATTCCGATAGTAGATAGATTTCAGAAAAAATTCAAAAAGAAAGTATATATAGAAAATGATGTAAGAGCAATGGCTTTAGTTGAAAAAGTTTTTGGAGAATGCAAGAAAAACTATAACTTTGTTGTTCTCAATGTAGAAGAGGGTGTAGGAGGAAGTATCTATCTAAATGATATGCTCTATCATGGATATGGTTCCATGTCTGGAGAATTAGGACATATGGTAGTGAAGAGAAATAGTTTGGAAAAGTGTTCTTGTGGAAAAAGAGGTTGTTTAGAAACAGAGGTATCCAATAGAGCAATTATAAAAAAAATTATGACCCAAATTAGAATAAATAATCAGTATAGTTCTTTGAAAAAAATATTAGATGAAGGGAAAAAATTGGAAATAAAAGATGTGTTAAATGGGGTAGATGAAAGAGATATGTTATCTCTATCAGTTACTGGAGAAGCTATACAATATATAGCTTATGCTATTGATATGATAATCTCTGTAATCAATCCAGAAAAGATAATTTTATATGGAGAATTTTTTCAAAATGAATATATATTTAATTCTTTGCTCAGTGAGATAGGAAAAATAACTTTAGATGAGCAAAATTATCAGATAAAAAGATCTAAATTTTATGAAAATATCTATGAGATAGCACCACTTGCATTAGGAAACTATCTGATATTTAAAAGATAAAAGGAGAGGGAAACCTCTCCTTTGAAATAATTATTTATCTTTCATAGAATCTAAGATAGCATCAACTAATGAATCCATTTCAATATGGTTATCTTCTGTCATAGAAGAAGTAAGAGTAACTTTTTCATTTAAGATATTCATATCTTTCATCTCTTCAAGAGCTTGAACCATTAAGCTTCCAACTTTACAAGCCCAAGAACCATTTTCAACTACTGCTACAGTTCTCTTTTGAACATTTAGAGCTTTCATATCCATTAAGTAATTGTGCATAGGAGGATAGATTCCAAGATTATAAGTAACAGAAGCAAATACTATATGACTGTATCTAAAAGTTTCAGCTATAAGTTCAGAAACATGTACCTTTGATACATCATACATATGAACATTTGTCATTCCTTTTTCTACAAGTTTTCTAGCAAGTACAGAGGCAGCATTTTCAGTATTTCCATACATAGAAGCATATACTATCATAACTCCTTTTTCCTCTGGAATATATTTACTCCATCTATTATATTTATCTAAAAGATATTCAAAGTCATTTCTCCATACAGGACCATGAAGAGGACAAATCATTTTTATATCTATTCCACCAGCTTTTTTAAGTAGAGCTTGTACATGAGGTCCATACTTACCAACTATATTAGTATAATATCTTCTAGCATCATTTATCCAATCTCTATCAAAGTTTACTTCATCATTGAATAGTTTTCCGTCTAATGCTCCAAAGCTTCCAAAGGCATCAGCACTGAATAAAACACCATTTGTTAAATCAAAACTTACCATAGCTTCTGGCCAGTGTACCATAGGAGCAGCTACAAATAGTATCTTATGCTTTCCAAAAGATTTTGTATCTCCTTCTACTACTGTTTCACATTTTTCTGGATCAATATGGAAACCAAATTGATTCATAAAATAGAAAGCTTTTTCAGAGCTAATGATTCTAACTTCTGGATAGTGCATAACTACCTCTTGAATCATAGCAGCATGGTCTGGTTCCATATGGTTGATTACCATATAGTCAAGTTTTCTATCTTTTAATACATGCTTAATATTCTCTATAAATTGACGCCCTATTGCCCAATCTACAGTATCAAATAGAACAGTTTTTTTATCTAATAAAAGATATGAGTTGTAAGAAACACCTCTAGCTATAGGGTGTACATTTTCAAATAGGTGTAGACGATGTTCATCTCCTCCTACCCAATATAAATCTTCAGTTATCTTTCTAACGTTATGCATACTATCTTCCTCCTATTAATCCTCTATCTCAATAAAAGCAGTTTTCTCTTCTCCACAATCTGGACAAATCCATTCTTCTGGTAATTTTTCAAATAGTGTTCCTTCAGGGATTTCATTTTCCTCATCTCCTATTGCAGGGTCATATTCATATCCACAACCTCCACAAACATATCTCTTCCAAGATGATGGTCTAGTAGGTTTAGGAACTACTCTCTTCATTTTTTTCATAGGAGGAGCAGGTTTTTTCTCTTCTCCATTATCTAAAGCTTGAGTAAGTAGAGGTAAAATCTCTTTTACGTCTCCAACTATTCCATAGTCAGCATTTTTAAATATAGGAGCATTAGGATTATTGTTGATAGCTACGATAGTAGTAGCATCTTTTATTCCTTTTAAATGTTGTCCAGCTCCAGATATTCCACAAGCTATATAAAGATTTCCATTAAATT
This window harbors:
- a CDS encoding ROK family transcriptional regulator, which encodes MKKENIKLKILELIKERAGISRIDISREFDITPAAVGKIINEFLEKKIIIEEREGESTGGRRPSLLNINKEKIGQVLGVYFAPTFVQITCGDIDGSIFSTRRYRLGDLGVEIIEETEKIIEKELKKNKKIKVISVVMNGLVDGEKGISIFSPHYNTKNIPIVDRFQKKFKKKVYIENDVRAMALVEKVFGECKKNYNFVVLNVEEGVGGSIYLNDMLYHGYGSMSGELGHMVVKRNSLEKCSCGKRGCLETEVSNRAIIKKIMTQIRINNQYSSLKKILDEGKKLEIKDVLNGVDERDMLSLSVTGEAIQYIAYAIDMIISVINPEKIILYGEFFQNEYIFNSLLSEIGKITLDEQNYQIKRSKFYENIYEIAPLALGNYLIFKR
- a CDS encoding FprA family A-type flavoprotein encodes the protein MHNVRKITEDLYWVGGDEHRLHLFENVHPIARGVSYNSYLLLDKKTVLFDTVDWAIGRQFIENIKHVLKDRKLDYMVINHMEPDHAAMIQEVVMHYPEVRIISSEKAFYFMNQFGFHIDPEKCETVVEGDTKSFGKHKILFVAAPMVHWPEAMVSFDLTNGVLFSADAFGSFGALDGKLFNDEVNFDRDWINDARRYYTNIVGKYGPHVQALLKKAGGIDIKMICPLHGPVWRNDFEYLLDKYNRWSKYIPEEKGVMIVYASMYGNTENAASVLARKLVEKGMTNVHMYDVSKVHVSELIAETFRYSHIVFASVTYNLGIYPPMHNYLMDMKALNVQKRTVAVVENGSWACKVGSLMVQALEEMKDMNILNEKVTLTSSMTEDNHIEMDSLVDAILDSMKDK